In Bacteroidales bacterium, a single genomic region encodes these proteins:
- a CDS encoding TonB-dependent receptor, with amino-acid sequence MKNHLLLKQAIGWFKSMLLLLLAIAGTAVFGQERSISGSVSDRSTNESLPGATVLIKGTSNGAITDMDGKFSLMVPPGENTLVISFVGYEKTEISVGNQSVFNIQLIPSKTSLQEVVVVGYGSTKVKDLTSSITTVKSDDIIKTPASQPLQAMQGKVAGLQVVTNGGPGDSPTIRIRGIGSFPGRENESPLYVVDGMFFDNIDFLNPSEIASISVMKDASAAAIYGVRAANGVVLIETKSGAYNQKTEITYNGYFGYQVAQNVVKMANSQQFTIMAMESGSEADETFILNAMQRYGRSRVDPNIPEPNTDWYSEILHLAPISNHSLDFSGGTEKARYSVGANYFFQDGILNMKNQYERMNLRSKLDIKATKWLTIGGNLIFSNALKYNDQAGAWNDAYFAVPIMPVYDTMNTEATPTNYSNAQDLGYRSGQNPFPGMDYNIDLMKIKKLLTNFYMEFNLIPKTLTFKTTYNYAYTAIDQRIINLPWFIGNSFQNPDATITRNLSNYNNHIWDNILTFNKSFHNHNLTVMAGTSFKDEGFMRLSAQGKNFPTDKEQSWYIDQSLNIPADAVSDDGLRQYGMSYFSRIAYNFSEKYLLYATLRADGSNKYQQTWGYFPTVGVAWVMTEENFLQDNDIVPFFKLRASWGQLGNDRIQASDGAYTTTVINTTLNGIVYSGTVVSSDYSELKWELTEEFDVGFTARFLKNKLSADFDYYNRDTKNAAIPVSIPSVGGSVLKPVGVIRNSGIELAINWSDQAINDKLSYSIGANFSTLKNEAIDLYGQEYIDGGTAEFRQRTYIGEPLMAFYGREVAGVYQNQAEIEADPVAIENGLVPGDFKYVDQNKDGKIDDDDRVILGSYFPKFMYGGNISINFMNFDLSASVYGQAGNKILNRKRGEIIWISDGNLDADLVENRWYGEGTSDMYPSSSGLRRGWNQKMSDYFVDDGSFFRIQNIQLGYTIKNSKWLGGQFPETRISFTAERPLTLFKYNGFTPEVANGWDTQTYPVAAIYTVGLNVKF; translated from the coding sequence ATGAAGAACCATCTATTACTAAAACAAGCAATTGGCTGGTTTAAGAGCATGCTATTGCTTTTGCTGGCTATTGCCGGGACTGCAGTATTCGGGCAGGAAAGGAGCATCAGTGGTTCCGTTTCTGACCGATCGACGAATGAATCTTTACCGGGAGCAACAGTATTGATTAAAGGCACATCCAATGGCGCAATAACCGACATGGATGGCAAATTCAGCTTAATGGTTCCCCCTGGCGAAAATACGCTGGTTATCAGCTTCGTTGGGTACGAAAAAACGGAAATATCCGTTGGCAATCAGAGTGTATTCAACATCCAGTTAATTCCTTCAAAAACATCTTTACAGGAAGTGGTTGTCGTTGGTTATGGCAGTACAAAAGTCAAAGATCTGACATCATCCATTACAACTGTCAAATCCGATGACATTATTAAAACACCTGCATCACAGCCTTTACAGGCTATGCAGGGTAAAGTTGCAGGTCTGCAGGTAGTGACCAATGGTGGTCCTGGTGATTCACCCACCATCAGAATCCGTGGTATCGGCTCATTCCCCGGAAGAGAAAACGAATCACCCCTGTATGTCGTTGATGGTATGTTCTTTGATAACATCGACTTCCTGAATCCATCGGAAATAGCGTCCATCTCAGTGATGAAGGACGCATCTGCGGCAGCCATTTATGGAGTCAGGGCCGCAAATGGTGTTGTGTTGATTGAGACCAAATCAGGTGCCTACAACCAGAAAACCGAAATAACCTACAACGGATACTTCGGCTATCAGGTTGCTCAAAATGTTGTAAAAATGGCCAACTCACAACAGTTTACCATTATGGCCATGGAATCAGGATCTGAAGCTGATGAAACATTCATCCTGAATGCCATGCAGCGTTACGGAAGAAGCAGGGTAGATCCCAATATACCAGAGCCCAATACTGATTGGTACAGCGAAATTCTTCACCTTGCACCTATCAGCAATCACAGCCTGGATTTTTCAGGAGGAACAGAAAAAGCCAGGTATTCAGTTGGAGCGAATTATTTCTTCCAGGATGGTATCCTGAACATGAAAAATCAGTACGAAAGAATGAACCTCCGCTCCAAGTTAGATATTAAAGCTACCAAATGGCTTACCATCGGAGGTAATCTTATTTTTAGCAATGCTTTAAAGTATAATGATCAGGCCGGCGCCTGGAACGATGCCTATTTTGCCGTTCCAATTATGCCTGTCTACGATACGATGAATACTGAGGCGACACCAACAAATTACTCAAACGCTCAGGATTTGGGTTACAGGAGTGGTCAGAACCCCTTCCCAGGCATGGATTACAACATCGACCTGATGAAAATCAAGAAGTTGCTCACCAATTTCTACATGGAGTTCAATCTTATTCCCAAAACCCTTACCTTTAAAACCACCTATAATTACGCCTACACAGCAATCGATCAAAGAATTATCAATTTGCCCTGGTTCATCGGGAACAGTTTCCAAAACCCGGATGCAACAATCACACGGAATTTGTCCAATTATAACAACCATATCTGGGATAATATCCTCACATTCAATAAAAGTTTCCATAACCACAATCTGACTGTTATGGCAGGTACTTCCTTTAAAGATGAAGGTTTCATGAGGCTTTCTGCACAAGGCAAAAATTTCCCGACCGATAAGGAACAATCCTGGTACATCGATCAGTCGTTGAATATTCCGGCTGATGCTGTATCGGATGACGGATTAAGGCAGTATGGAATGTCCTATTTTAGCAGAATTGCCTATAATTTTAGTGAAAAGTATCTGCTCTACGCCACTTTACGTGCTGACGGCAGCAACAAATACCAGCAAACCTGGGGATATTTTCCCACCGTAGGTGTGGCTTGGGTAATGACAGAAGAGAATTTCCTGCAGGATAACGATATTGTACCCTTTTTCAAACTTCGGGCAAGCTGGGGACAACTCGGAAACGACCGGATTCAGGCCAGTGACGGTGCTTACACGACAACCGTGATAAATACCACACTTAATGGAATTGTCTATTCCGGAACGGTTGTTTCCAGTGATTACTCGGAGCTCAAATGGGAATTGACTGAAGAGTTTGATGTTGGTTTCACTGCAAGATTTCTCAAGAATAAGCTTTCAGCCGATTTCGATTACTACAACCGTGATACCAAGAATGCAGCTATTCCTGTTTCTATTCCATCAGTAGGTGGAAGTGTCTTAAAACCTGTAGGGGTTATTCGAAATTCTGGAATTGAACTTGCGATCAACTGGAGCGACCAGGCAATAAATGACAAACTCAGCTATAGCATTGGAGCTAACTTCTCAACATTAAAAAATGAGGCCATCGACCTTTATGGCCAGGAATACATTGATGGTGGAACTGCCGAATTCCGTCAACGCACTTACATTGGTGAACCTTTGATGGCATTCTACGGCCGTGAGGTTGCCGGGGTGTACCAGAACCAGGCAGAAATTGAAGCCGATCCGGTGGCTATTGAAAACGGCCTGGTTCCGGGTGATTTCAAGTATGTAGATCAAAACAAAGACGGAAAAATTGACGATGATGACCGTGTCATCCTGGGCTCGTACTTCCCGAAGTTTATGTATGGTGGAAACATCAGCATTAATTTCATGAATTTCGACTTGTCTGCCAGCGTTTATGGTCAGGCCGGTAACAAAATCCTCAACCGTAAGCGTGGTGAAATCATCTGGATATCTGACGGAAATCTCGATGCAGACCTGGTAGAAAACCGTTGGTATGGAGAGGGAACTTCCGACATGTATCCGTCATCCTCAGGTTTGCGCAGAGGTTGGAATCAGAAAATGAGCGATTACTTTGTCGATGACGGATCATTCTTCCGTATTCAGAACATCCAGTTAGGTTACACTATCAAAAACAGCAAGTGGCTGGGAGGTCAATTCCCCGAAACCAGGATTTCATTCACAGCTGAACGTCCTCTGACCTTGTTCAAATACAACGGTTTTACTCCTGAAGTTGCCAACGGTTGGGATACACAGACCTATCCTGTTGCAGCAATATATACTGTTGGCCTGAATGTTAAGTTCTAA
- a CDS encoding PhoH family protein produces the protein MPRKKSKVAKIFVLDTSVILYNHNAIYSFEDNDIAIPITVLEELDNFKKGNDTKNFEAREFIRIMDRLSASHSLTNWIEIDSQGAGCFRVIMNENESPIDARAIFDGNKPDHRILNAAMVMQAEHPLRPVILVTKDINLRLKAKSLDIQAEDYETGKIQDLESLYPGKSTLEGVDKGVIDKLYSEGLIDPIDIGLENPIPNHYFILKNGNSSALAYFNPILGKIERVEKTQAYKITPRNAEQVFALHAIRNPRVKLVTLQGVAGTGKTLLALAGALDQKKNYKQIYLARPIVPLSNKDIGYLPGDIKDKLSPYMEPLYDNLKFIQSQYSESDKEFKKITDALESEKLVITPLAFIRGRSISNVFFIVDEAQNLTPHEVKTIITRAGENTKIIFTGDIYQIDTPYLDAQSNGLSYLIDKIKHHPIYAHIRLEKGERSELANLANDLL, from the coding sequence ATGCCGCGAAAAAAAAGTAAAGTCGCCAAGATTTTCGTGCTCGATACCTCTGTTATTCTTTATAACCACAATGCTATTTACAGTTTTGAAGACAATGATATAGCCATTCCCATCACAGTACTGGAAGAACTTGATAATTTCAAGAAAGGCAATGATACCAAGAATTTCGAGGCGCGGGAGTTCATCAGGATCATGGACCGCCTTTCGGCGAGCCATTCCCTGACCAACTGGATAGAGATCGACAGCCAGGGCGCCGGATGTTTCAGGGTGATCATGAACGAGAACGAAAGCCCTATCGATGCCCGTGCGATCTTCGATGGCAACAAACCGGACCATCGTATCCTCAACGCGGCGATGGTCATGCAGGCAGAGCACCCGCTGCGGCCGGTTATCCTGGTAACCAAAGATATTAACCTGAGGCTGAAAGCCAAATCGCTCGATATCCAGGCGGAGGATTATGAAACGGGAAAGATCCAGGATCTTGAATCGCTTTACCCAGGGAAGTCAACGCTTGAAGGAGTGGATAAGGGCGTCATTGACAAACTTTATTCCGAAGGCCTGATTGACCCGATTGACATAGGCCTTGAAAATCCAATCCCGAACCATTATTTCATTCTTAAGAACGGAAACTCATCGGCCCTTGCCTATTTTAATCCGATTCTCGGAAAAATCGAAAGAGTGGAAAAAACTCAGGCCTACAAGATCACCCCGCGTAATGCCGAGCAGGTATTTGCCCTGCATGCCATCCGCAACCCGCGGGTGAAGCTGGTCACGCTCCAGGGAGTTGCCGGAACGGGAAAAACATTGCTGGCGCTGGCAGGAGCACTCGATCAGAAAAAGAATTATAAGCAGATTTACCTGGCGCGGCCGATTGTGCCGCTGAGCAACAAAGATATTGGTTACCTCCCCGGTGACATTAAGGACAAACTTAGTCCTTACATGGAGCCGTTGTACGACAACCTGAAGTTCATCCAGAGCCAATACAGCGAGAGCGATAAAGAGTTTAAAAAGATCACCGATGCGCTGGAAAGTGAAAAGCTGGTGATCACCCCGCTTGCATTTATCCGCGGCCGGAGCATTTCCAACGTTTTCTTTATTGTTGATGAAGCGCAAAACCTCACCCCGCACGAGGTGAAAACTATCATCACCCGCGCAGGAGAAAACACCAAGATCATCTTCACCGGCGACATTTACCAGATCGACACACCATACCTGGACGCGCAGAGCAACGGGCTTTCTTACCTGATCGACAAGATCAAGCACCATCCGATCTATGCACATATCAGGCTGGAAAAAGGCGAACGGAGCGAGCTGGCGAATCTGGCCAACGATTTACTGTGA
- a CDS encoding RagB/SusD family nutrient uptake outer membrane protein, protein MKPYKFLYILITFTLIVLFSNTGCNKYLDDPAENRTFTEETDYTISSNMILPLIGTYAEFNNTEWEDFPLIAVRGDDVNAGGLGDQQDFAETDMYNYNKDFWMYNSLWQNYYQNMFSANSAMEQVALYKEYASDKALADQYISESKVLKSWWLFHLSRVWGSLPVPPSSDPSALFVTPLSSKDEIMQMISVWMDEAIPNLPAKRPNERTDIPGGVTKYTAYALKALANLELKEYQAVADATGEIISSGKFLLEPDFYELFKIKGKLNDENIWEMQYSDLGQGSGDNYAYLYAFFGPQGWTPEVAGSADGWGFWEPSMKYIKFMLDRGETVRLETSVLFTDRGIAEIRTDPNYANLPAWISNTTRSGDIINDYARALFASGKHYLPSDQLTPGRTDYGTNKNFTCIRYAEILLLYAEALTQGASGNAGTADDAVNLVRTRAGLTLLSGVTNDQVMDEKFAELAMEWGNRFYDMVRLGKTDELSYDGRSFATDKTFLPYPQNQVDQLPVLDQ, encoded by the coding sequence ATGAAACCATATAAATTTCTCTATATATTAATAACTTTTACACTAATTGTCCTGTTTAGTAATACCGGGTGCAATAAGTACCTCGATGATCCTGCTGAAAACAGAACATTTACGGAGGAAACCGATTACACTATCAGTAGCAATATGATACTGCCCCTGATAGGCACGTATGCAGAATTCAATAACACCGAGTGGGAGGATTTTCCGTTAATTGCAGTTCGCGGCGATGATGTAAATGCAGGGGGACTTGGTGACCAGCAGGATTTTGCCGAGACCGACATGTACAATTACAACAAGGATTTCTGGATGTACAATTCGCTGTGGCAGAATTACTATCAGAATATGTTCTCCGCCAACTCGGCCATGGAACAAGTTGCACTTTACAAGGAGTATGCTTCTGATAAGGCACTTGCTGATCAGTATATTTCAGAAAGTAAAGTCTTGAAGTCATGGTGGTTATTCCACCTCAGTCGCGTGTGGGGCAGCTTGCCTGTTCCACCAAGTTCAGACCCATCTGCCTTGTTTGTCACACCATTATCATCCAAGGATGAAATTATGCAGATGATCTCTGTTTGGATGGATGAAGCAATCCCGAACCTGCCCGCAAAAAGACCCAACGAGCGCACCGACATTCCCGGGGGTGTTACAAAATACACGGCATATGCCTTGAAGGCTCTTGCCAATCTTGAACTTAAAGAATATCAGGCCGTTGCAGATGCAACCGGTGAGATTATCAGTTCAGGTAAATTCTTGCTTGAACCTGATTTTTATGAACTTTTCAAGATCAAAGGCAAGCTGAATGATGAAAATATCTGGGAGATGCAGTATTCCGATCTCGGACAAGGTTCCGGTGACAATTACGCTTACCTGTATGCCTTCTTTGGTCCACAGGGATGGACACCTGAAGTAGCTGGTTCTGCTGATGGATGGGGATTCTGGGAACCGAGTATGAAATATATCAAATTTATGCTCGACAGAGGTGAGACTGTACGCCTGGAAACCAGTGTATTGTTTACTGACAGAGGAATAGCTGAGATCAGAACAGATCCCAACTATGCGAATTTGCCCGCCTGGATATCTAATACAACGCGTTCGGGGGATATAATCAATGATTATGCCCGCGCCTTGTTTGCCAGCGGAAAACATTATCTTCCATCCGATCAGCTGACACCTGGCAGAACCGATTACGGAACGAATAAGAACTTCACTTGCATCCGTTATGCTGAAATTCTGCTCCTGTATGCTGAGGCCCTTACGCAGGGAGCATCGGGTAACGCGGGTACGGCAGATGATGCTGTGAATCTCGTCAGGACAAGGGCCGGTCTGACTCTTTTGTCAGGCGTGACCAATGACCAGGTTATGGATGAAAAGTTCGCCGAACTCGCCATGGAATGGGGTAACCGCTTTTATGACATGGTAAGGCTTGGCAAAACAGATGAGTTGAGTTATGATGGAAGAAGCTTTGCAACAGATAAAACTTTCCTCCCTTATCCGCAAAACCAGGTAGACCAACTGCCTGTCCTGGATCAATAG
- a CDS encoding Ig-like domain-containing protein, translating into MKLIKYWFICSLITVLAVSCEKGLDPIIPVSPKPDVSGPTLVINYPVEGKPFVSPEEVATITIKLVATDDVELKSVILQLDGTEIGSLTDFKDYRRADVKFDYDLGSGDHTLTVTATDLTDKSITQTVNFRKITAPVYIPLDGEVLYFPFDSYYLDLITGNAATPVGTPGFAAGKLNDAYAGAQDAYLTYPSAGIIGDNLSAAFWYKINAIPDRAGIFMISPPTTIVLQDRTKGLRFAREADGIKQKFWFNIGNGTVDSWFVPPSFDVTDDWMFIAFTVSESHVTIYINGEISVEGDYEGPINWNDCSSISLMSGAPNVIYWDHLSDLSLIDELHIFTRVISAAEVQSLYAIK; encoded by the coding sequence ATGAAACTTATAAAATACTGGTTTATTTGTTCTCTGATAACAGTGCTGGCTGTATCGTGCGAAAAGGGTCTTGACCCTATAATCCCGGTCTCGCCAAAACCTGATGTATCAGGTCCCACACTTGTGATCAATTATCCTGTCGAGGGGAAACCATTTGTTTCACCCGAAGAAGTAGCTACGATTACCATTAAACTGGTGGCAACAGATGACGTCGAGCTTAAATCGGTAATTCTTCAATTAGATGGAACAGAAATCGGTTCTCTCACTGATTTCAAAGATTACAGGAGGGCTGATGTAAAATTTGATTACGACCTGGGCAGTGGAGATCATACACTGACAGTTACCGCTACCGACCTTACGGATAAAAGCATAACCCAAACGGTCAACTTCAGGAAGATAACCGCCCCGGTTTACATTCCACTTGATGGAGAGGTTTTGTACTTTCCTTTCGATAGTTATTATCTTGATCTTATCACTGGTAATGCCGCTACCCCTGTTGGAACCCCCGGTTTCGCGGCAGGCAAACTGAATGATGCCTATGCCGGAGCCCAGGACGCTTATCTTACTTACCCCAGTGCAGGAATTATTGGTGATAATTTAAGCGCTGCTTTCTGGTATAAGATAAATGCAATTCCTGACCGTGCTGGTATTTTTATGATTAGCCCTCCAACTACCATTGTACTGCAGGATCGCACAAAGGGATTGAGATTTGCCCGGGAAGCAGACGGGATTAAGCAAAAATTTTGGTTTAACATAGGAAATGGAACAGTCGATAGTTGGTTCGTTCCTCCTTCGTTTGATGTCACTGACGATTGGATGTTTATTGCATTTACAGTTTCTGAAAGCCATGTAACAATCTATATAAACGGAGAAATTTCAGTCGAAGGCGATTATGAAGGACCCATAAATTGGAATGATTGCTCTTCAATTTCATTAATGTCAGGTGCTCCGAATGTAATTTATTGGGATCATTTGTCTGATTTGAGTTTGATAGATGAACTGCATATCTTCACCAGAGTAATTTCTGCTGCTGAAGTACAGAGCCTCTACGCAATAAAGTAA
- a CDS encoding Ig-like domain-containing protein has protein sequence MKIYLRRDYPVIQAFTIFAMALIIFNGACKKEPETVNKKLEVVSCYVGDIQLQYAAEVPDIPLNQDIKITFSDAVDTITAKQSITVKDENNVSFGIKFYFADDNKTVVLKHQQSFTKLKRYILTISQTLKGNSGQTFSGTEYRFKTASGVFTLETITIDNRDFTSSGNFYNVSRQGLHLELEFSEAVDTAQSRSKFTLSGDPVFDLSFQDDFKKVNLECAQELEGYKKYTFVISTSLKSASGNSFQGFSNTFFTEVDSTLKFPLISDDELLTLLQRQTFSYFYDYAHPVSGMSRERFNSGDIVTSGGSGFGVMALIVGMERGFITRTEGISHLEKIIDFLETCDRFHGAWSHWINGSTGSVIPFGEKDNGGDLVETAYMAQGLLAMRQYLDPGDPVENELIDRITALYNGIEWSWYTRGGQNVLYWHWSPNYGWDMNFQIRGYNETLITYIMAASSPTYTISEPVYRLGYASNGAIVNGKSFYGYVLPVGYDYGGPLFFAHYSFLGLDPRNLTDVYADYWTQNVNHSLINWAYCTDNPKGFPNYSEHCWGLTASDIPSGYGVSEPTNDRGVITPTAAVSSLPYSPQQSMNAIRFFYYILGDRLWGEYGYYDAFDVHAGWWADSFIAIDQGPQIVMIENYRTGLIWNLFMSAPEVQAGLDKLGFSY, from the coding sequence ATGAAAATCTATCTTAGAAGAGACTATCCCGTCATTCAGGCTTTCACGATCTTTGCGATGGCGTTAATTATTTTTAATGGGGCCTGCAAAAAAGAACCTGAAACGGTAAACAAAAAGCTGGAAGTTGTGTCCTGTTATGTAGGGGACATCCAGCTTCAATATGCAGCTGAAGTACCGGATATACCTCTAAACCAGGATATAAAAATTACCTTCTCCGATGCTGTAGATACAATAACTGCCAAACAAAGCATTACGGTAAAAGATGAAAATAATGTATCTTTTGGTATCAAATTTTACTTTGCTGATGATAACAAAACAGTCGTGTTGAAACATCAACAGAGTTTCACAAAACTCAAGCGATATATTTTAACCATATCACAAACTTTGAAAGGAAACAGCGGGCAGACGTTTTCCGGAACTGAATACAGATTTAAAACGGCCAGTGGTGTTTTTACACTCGAGACGATCACCATTGATAACCGTGATTTTACATCGTCAGGAAATTTCTATAATGTCAGCCGTCAAGGGTTACACTTAGAATTGGAATTCTCTGAAGCGGTCGATACGGCTCAAAGCAGGTCTAAGTTTACCTTATCTGGTGATCCGGTTTTTGATTTAAGCTTTCAGGATGATTTTAAAAAAGTAAATCTTGAATGCGCCCAGGAGCTGGAAGGGTACAAGAAGTATACTTTCGTAATTTCAACCAGTCTCAAATCGGCTTCCGGAAATTCGTTCCAGGGTTTCAGCAACACATTCTTCACTGAAGTGGATTCAACGCTCAAATTTCCCCTGATATCAGATGATGAATTACTTACTCTTTTGCAACGGCAAACCTTCAGCTATTTTTACGACTACGCTCATCCTGTAAGCGGGATGTCCCGTGAGCGATTCAATTCAGGTGATATCGTTACATCAGGTGGTTCAGGATTCGGCGTTATGGCCCTGATTGTGGGCATGGAACGAGGCTTTATTACACGTACCGAAGGGATCAGTCATCTTGAGAAGATCATTGATTTTCTGGAAACCTGTGACAGGTTTCACGGTGCCTGGTCACATTGGATCAATGGAAGCACGGGAAGTGTTATACCTTTTGGAGAAAAAGACAATGGAGGCGACCTTGTTGAAACTGCATACATGGCCCAGGGATTACTGGCCATGAGGCAATACCTCGATCCGGGGGATCCGGTAGAAAATGAACTTATCGACAGGATTACGGCGCTTTATAACGGCATCGAATGGAGCTGGTACACCAGGGGAGGCCAGAATGTGCTTTACTGGCATTGGTCACCAAATTATGGATGGGATATGAATTTCCAGATTCGAGGGTACAATGAAACACTTATTACTTATATCATGGCAGCCTCTTCACCCACTTATACCATCTCTGAACCGGTTTACCGCCTTGGCTATGCAAGTAATGGAGCAATTGTGAATGGGAAATCATTTTACGGTTATGTACTTCCTGTTGGATATGATTATGGTGGTCCGTTGTTTTTTGCGCACTACTCTTTCCTGGGACTTGATCCGCGTAACCTGACAGATGTGTACGCCGATTACTGGACGCAGAACGTCAACCATTCACTGATTAACTGGGCCTACTGTACAGATAATCCAAAAGGATTTCCGAATTACAGTGAACATTGCTGGGGGCTCACCGCCAGCGATATTCCCTCGGGTTATGGTGTAAGCGAACCCACCAACGACAGGGGAGTCATTACGCCGACTGCCGCTGTATCATCTCTTCCGTACTCACCTCAACAATCCATGAATGCGATCAGGTTTTTCTACTATATTCTTGGTGACCGTCTTTGGGGAGAATATGGCTATTATGATGCTTTTGACGTTCACGCAGGATGGTGGGCTGATTCATTTATCGCCATTGACCAGGGTCCTCAAATCGTCATGATTGAGAATTACCGCACCGGTTTAATCTGGAACCTGTTCATGAGCGCTCCGGAGGTTCAGGCAGGGTTGGATAAACTTGGATTTTCGTACTAA